The nucleotide sequence GATCGTTGAGGAATAGCTTTCCCACATCAGTTTGAGCATGCCAAAGCCTTCTGCAATATACAGATTGCTATACTGCTCAAGAAAATAAAGAATCGAAGACACTAGCTGTTTGCGGTCCACATCTTCTCCGCTTTCCATTCTCAGCGATGTGGCAATGTCCTGCACTTCGGGATCAAAATCTTCCCGTAATTGATTGACGTTCAACCCGATGCCGATGATCAACGCCTGGATGCCGTCTGCGTCTGACTGCAATTCCGTCAAAATGCCGGTGCATTTTTTGCCGTTCAGCAAAATATCATTCGGCCATTTGATTTCCGGTTTCAGTCCTGTCACTTGTTCGATTGCGCGCACGACTGCAACGGCCGTCACCAGCGTAAACTGGGGTGCTTTTTGCAGCACCACGTCCGGGCGGAGAATGACGCTCATCCAAATGCCTTTGTTCGCTGCAGAATGCCACCTGCGCGCCATCCTTCCGCGTCCGGCAGTCTGCTCTTCTGTCAGCACCACCGTGCCGTCCGGCGCATCTTCCTGCGCCAATTGATGGGCCACGATTTGAGTGGACGGGCATGATTCAAGAAAATGCATGTTCTGTCCCAAGCGTCCGGTTTTCAGCAAAGCCTGAATATCGGTGGGCTCTAATGTATCTGGAAGCGCCGATAAAATATAGCCTTTCTTTTTCACCGACTCAATCCGGTATCCCTGCTCTTCCAGTTCTTTTATGTGTTTCCAGACAGCGGTCCGGGAAATGCCGAATTCATCGGCCAGCTGCTGGCCGGAAATTGCTGTCCCTTGCGCTTCAATCAAGCGCTGTGCCAATTTACGCGTCACTGTGATATTCATTGATAAACCAGTCCTTTATACTTTCTTTGTCATTTTCCAGCTTACCGTACACAATGTTTTGTTCCAAGGCTTCAATCCACTTCTTGAGCCAGGGCCCTTGTTTTTTGCCGCTCCACTCCATCAAATTAGCCCCGTTTACGGCGAGGTCCGATTTTGTCTGGATGGGGAGCGCCGCCTTCCGGCCGGCAATATCGGCTTTCTTTCCTGAAAGCATGGCTGCAATTTCCAGCTGTTCAGCAGAAAAGATGTAATAGGTCCAGTCGTCCCATTGTTCCAAGCCGGCAGCTATCAGCACCTGTTCAATGAGTTTCCGTTCTTCATTGGAAAACTTATAAGCCTGAATAGCTTTAAATCCCGCATTTCCCCGGTAGAGCATATACGCCCAGCCGCCGGCAGGCTGTCCAGTGGCCTCGTAAAACGACCAGTCCGTTTCAAATAACGGACCCGCCGGCAAATGCCTGGTCAACCCTGACTCTTTTAAATAGCTCATGCTGCGGGCGGTATGGCCTTGAACCATGATTTTATCGAGTTCGTTTTTCAGCCGCTCCACGGCAATGGAACGGATTCCTTCTGATTCCTTTTGGATGGACAGCAAAGTCTCCCGGTCTATTTGAAAGTCCAGCTGGCCCGAAAAACGGACGGCCCGTAGCATGCGCAAGGCATCTTCCTGAAATCGCTCCTCCGGATTTCCGACAGCCCGAATCAAACGTTTTTCAAGGTCGGCTCTTCCGCCAAACGGGTCGATAATCGCCTGTGTTTTATCCAATGCCATCGCATTAATAGTGAAATCGCGCCGTTTCAAATCTTCTTCAAGCGACTGCACAAATTTCACCGTGTCGGGCCGGCGCTTATCGGAATAAGTGCCTTCCGTACGGAACGTAGTGACTTCAGTTCCTTCGCCGTCCAGCATCACCAGCACGGTGCCGTGGGCAATTCCGGTATCGATGGTACGGGAGAAAAAGCTTTTCACTTGCTTCGGAGCAGCATTTGTTGCTACATCGATATCATGAGGCGTTTTTCCAAGCAGCAAATCGCGCACTGCCCCCCCGACGATATACGCTTCAAACCCGCCTTTTTCAAGCGTTTCCACTACTTTTAAAGCCGTCTTCATTGGCTTATGCCTCTGTCGAGTAAGCGCTCATAGACGGCTTCGTATTGTTCCAGGATTTTAAACGAATTAAAATGCTGTTCGACCGTTTCCAGTGAACCTTTTTTCAGCGTTTCGTGTTGTTTGGCGTCGGTCAAGATTCCGATGGCTCGGGATGCTGCATCTTCAGTATCTCCCAGTTCCACCAAATAGCCGTTTTTTCCAGGTTCGATGATTTCCGGAATGCCGCCAATATTTGTGCCGATGCAAGGCACACCACAAGCCATTGCTTCCAGCAACACAAGCCCAAATGCTTCTTTTTCGCTCATCAACAATTTGATGTCGCTGATATTGTACAGCTCGGATAGGTTATCGCGTTTTCCAAGGAACAGCACGTGCTGTTCAAGCCCTAATTCTTTCACTTGCTGAACGGTACGCCCCATTTCAGGCCCGTCGCCGACAAGCAGCAATTTGGAAGGCACTTGTTTTTGCACACGGTGGAAGGTTTGGATAATATCCGGCACCCGCTTGACGTTCCGGAAATTGGATACATGAATAAGCACTTTATCATTTTTATCGATGCCGAGATCCTGTTTCAAGCTGCCGGGATCTGCCGCTTTGTATTCGCGTTCGTCAACGAAATTGTAAATGGTTTGGATCGTTTTATCGGGGTTGATCATATCATACGTCTGGTCGCGCAGCGAATTTGACACCGCTGTGACGAC is from Planococcus liqunii and encodes:
- a CDS encoding biotin--[acetyl-CoA-carboxylase] ligase; amino-acid sequence: MNITVTRKLAQRLIEAQGTAISGQQLADEFGISRTAVWKHIKELEEQGYRIESVKKKGYILSALPDTLEPTDIQALLKTGRLGQNMHFLESCPSTQIVAHQLAQEDAPDGTVVLTEEQTAGRGRMARRWHSAANKGIWMSVILRPDVVLQKAPQFTLVTAVAVVRAIEQVTGLKPEIKWPNDILLNGKKCTGILTELQSDADGIQALIIGIGLNVNQLREDFDPEVQDIATSLRMESGEDVDRKQLVSSILYFLEQYSNLYIAEGFGMLKLMWESYSSTIGRPVRARMAKETLEGMAEGITEDGVLQLRTPDGKLHGIYSADIEMTN
- a CDS encoding CCA tRNA nucleotidyltransferase; translation: MKTALKVVETLEKGGFEAYIVGGAVRDLLLGKTPHDIDVATNAAPKQVKSFFSRTIDTGIAHGTVLVMLDGEGTEVTTFRTEGTYSDKRRPDTVKFVQSLEEDLKRRDFTINAMALDKTQAIIDPFGGRADLEKRLIRAVGNPEERFQEDALRMLRAVRFSGQLDFQIDRETLLSIQKESEGIRSIAVERLKNELDKIMVQGHTARSMSYLKESGLTRHLPAGPLFETDWSFYEATGQPAGGWAYMLYRGNAGFKAIQAYKFSNEERKLIEQVLIAAGLEQWDDWTYYIFSAEQLEIAAMLSGKKADIAGRKAALPIQTKSDLAVNGANLMEWSGKKQGPWLKKWIEALEQNIVYGKLENDKESIKDWFINEYHSDA
- the bshA gene encoding N-acetyl-alpha-D-glucosaminyl L-malate synthase BshA, whose amino-acid sequence is MRKMKIGITCYPTVGGSGIIATELGKMLAEKGHEVHFITSSTPFRLNRLYPNIFSHQVDVNSYSVFQYAPYDIALATKIAEVIKNEQLDLMHVHYAIPHAVCAILGRDMAGSDIGIVTTLHGTDITVLGSDSSLKEAIKYGIEKSDVVTAVSNSLRDQTYDMINPDKTIQTIYNFVDEREYKAADPGSLKQDLGIDKNDKVLIHVSNFRNVKRVPDIIQTFHRVQKQVPSKLLLVGDGPEMGRTVQQVKELGLEQHVLFLGKRDNLSELYNISDIKLLMSEKEAFGLVLLEAMACGVPCIGTNIGGIPEIIEPGKNGYLVELGDTEDAASRAIGILTDAKQHETLKKGSLETVEQHFNSFKILEQYEAVYERLLDRGISQ